GTTAGAGAAGGGGGTTAATTTTCATTGGGGCGCCGATGAAGATACGGAACTTACAACCAAACAAAGTCTGGAACAATGCAAGATGTATGTTGCAGCACTGCGTTTAGCGGATGAGTACGGATGTGGAACAATAGGTATACAATATCAACAAGGTCTGAAAGATCTTGTTGCTGCGAGCGATTTGGTCGAAGGTTTACTGAACAGTACAGAGCGACCTCCAGTAATTAATGAAATTGGAAAAGAGATCCTAGCGGGGGAAGCACTGCCACATTTCAACGAGGTAGACGAGTGTGCAGGAATTGATTGCTACATAACTTATCATTTATGGAGAAAATTCGGTATGGAAGGGGATAATACGCTTCACGACCTTCGATATGCTGCACCTTATACGCTGGATGAAAATGAAGAGTTCGTATGGGTTCTTCTCATATCTGGGGCTGCTCCAGCCTCGCATTTTATAAACGGCTATGCTGGTGCTGAGAGTCTTCGTCAGCCTTCTATGTTTTTCAAGAAAGGAGGAGGGACACTGCGCGGTATTTCTCAACCGGGTAATATCGTTTGGAGTAGAATCTTTATCGAGGATAACGTCTTAAAAGCAGATGTAGGAACCGGAAGAGTACCACTACTTCCAACAGAAGAGACGGAGCGACGATGGAATATGACGAATCCTGAGTGGCCAATAATGCATGCTGTTTTTAATGGGGTTTCCAGAGATCAGATGATGGCAAAACATAAGTCGAATCATGTGCAGGTGGTTTATGTGGATGATGAACATGATTGCGAGCAGATGGCGCTTGCAAAAGCTCGTTCATTCGAGAATCTAGGCATACAAGTTAATATCTGTGGTTTTTAAACCTTTGATTACATGAAGACATACGTCATAGGCATTGATTTCGGAACAGATTCCGCGAGGGGAATTTTGTATCATCTGACTTCGCTAAGAGTCGAAAAACAGGTCTTAGCCGAGTTTCCCCGTTGGAAGAAAGGGCTATACTGCAAACCCGAAAACAACCAATATCGGCAGCATCCCTTAGACTATATCGAAGCACTAGCAGAAATATTTAATGGTCTGCTCTCTGATTTGTCTAAAGAGGAGCGACTACAGATCAAGGCAATCGGCACAAACACAACGGGTTCAACTCCGGTCGCTGTCGATGCTGAAGTGCAGCCGTTAGCTCTTCTCGAGGAGTTTAAGGATAATCCTAACGCCATGTTCGTCCTTTGGAAAGATCATACCGCATTAAAGGAATCTGATGAGATCAATCAAATCCTAAAGACCTATTCTCCCGACTATTCTCTATATTCCGGCGGAATATACTCATCGGAATGGTATTGGTCTAAAATCACACATATTATTAGGGAAGACGAAGCTGTATTAAATGCTTCTTATTCTTGGTTAGAGCAATCTGATTGGGTGCCGAACTATTTATGTGGAAATACTGCTATAGATTTAGTAAAGAGAAATCGATGTGCTGCAGGGCATAAAGCGATGTGGAATGAGGCGCATGAAGGCCTCCCTTCACCGGCATTTTTGCTGGAATTAGAACCGAAATTTGAAAGATATCAATTGCCATTCTATCAGGAAACATTTACTAGTGATGCCGTTTTTGGAACAATCGACCCTTCTTTAGCGGAAAAGTATGGTCTCTCGAAGGATCTAAAAATAACCGTCGGAGCGATTGATGCACATCATGGTGCCGTAGGCGCGGGTATTTCTCCTAACATCCTCGTGAAAGTGATGGGCACTTCAACCTGCGATATGCTCATCGCTCCGAAGAACATGGAAGAAATAATCGTCGATGGTATTTGTGGGCAGGTTGATGGTTCAATAATTCCTGATTATATAGGCTATGAAGCCGGACAATCTGCATATGGTGATGTTTTCCAATGGTTCAAGCAACTGCAGATGAAGACGATGATCGATATCCTGGGCGACACCTTAAACAAAGAAGATCTGGAAAGGATGGACGAGCGCTTTTTCACAATTTTAACCGAACATGCTTCTAAACTTAATCCGCAAGCAGATGATCTGGTTTTTACTGACTACTTCAATGGACGTAGAACACCAGACGCAAATCTTGCCCTTAAATCGGCTGCGGATGGCTTTTCTCTTTCTACCGAACCTGCGCATATTTTTAAAGCTTTGGTAGAAGCTACAGCATTCGGTTCACGTTCGATCATCGAGCGGTTCCAAGCGTTTAATGTGAATATTGCGGGCGTTATTGCCATAGGTGGGATTGCCGAGAAATCGCCATATGCGGTACAAGTACTAGCAGATATCTTGCAACGAGA
The DNA window shown above is from Sphingobacterium hotanense and carries:
- a CDS encoding fucose isomerase gives rise to the protein MIKVMENQAFLVCSGDLRPSANLSCWPTQQAMEEKLSQALAGFGWHIKRAHDFNPEKGHGFIDYQIEGLRVFREIDPNAPLIVAEAVWQYSQHILAGLISHQGPILIVANWDGQFPGLVGALNLTGSLTKANVKYSFLWSEDFEDSFFLDGLQEWLETGTINHINKHVRKFDRREVRSDYAQIADDLSSQVLKSKVIMGVFDEGCMGMFNAIVPDHLLHPLGFFKERLSQSTLYAKMLTITDDEALLVLNWLLEKGVNFHWGADEDTELTTKQSLEQCKMYVAALRLADEYGCGTIGIQYQQGLKDLVAASDLVEGLLNSTERPPVINEIGKEILAGEALPHFNEVDECAGIDCYITYHLWRKFGMEGDNTLHDLRYAAPYTLDENEEFVWVLLISGAAPASHFINGYAGAESLRQPSMFFKKGGGTLRGISQPGNIVWSRIFIEDNVLKADVGTGRVPLLPTEETERRWNMTNPEWPIMHAVFNGVSRDQMMAKHKSNHVQVVYVDDEHDCEQMALAKARSFENLGIQVNICGF
- a CDS encoding ribulokinase, with amino-acid sequence MKTYVIGIDFGTDSARGILYHLTSLRVEKQVLAEFPRWKKGLYCKPENNQYRQHPLDYIEALAEIFNGLLSDLSKEERLQIKAIGTNTTGSTPVAVDAEVQPLALLEEFKDNPNAMFVLWKDHTALKESDEINQILKTYSPDYSLYSGGIYSSEWYWSKITHIIREDEAVLNASYSWLEQSDWVPNYLCGNTAIDLVKRNRCAAGHKAMWNEAHEGLPSPAFLLELEPKFERYQLPFYQETFTSDAVFGTIDPSLAEKYGLSKDLKITVGAIDAHHGAVGAGISPNILVKVMGTSTCDMLIAPKNMEEIIVDGICGQVDGSIIPDYIGYEAGQSAYGDVFQWFKQLQMKTMIDILGDTLNKEDLERMDERFFTILTEHASKLNPQADDLVFTDYFNGRRTPDANLALKSAADGFSLSTEPAHIFKALVEATAFGSRSIIERFQAFNVNIAGVIAIGGIAEKSPYAVQVLADILQREINVLKSDQVCALGSVVFASTAIGAFESIATAQQKICPRIARIYKPNLKNKEVYETLYTRYLELAAV